The genomic window CATCCTGCACGCGACCACCGGTCTGAACTGCCCGCTCTGCGGGTCGACGCGGATGGCCGCGGCCATGCTCCGCGGTGACTTCGGCGGGGCGTGGCACTTCAACCCCGTGGTGTTCGTGCTCGGTCCACTGGCGGCCGTTGCCCTCGGCTACCAGGTGCTCGCCTGGGCACTCGAATCGCTTCGGCTGGTCAGGCTGCCGCGGCTGCAGCTGAGCCGGCGCACGGTGGACCGCCTGACCAACGCGATCGTCGCACTGTTCATCGTGTACGGCGTCGCGCGCAACCTGTTCTGACCCCGGCCGGGCGACAGTAGCCGCCCGGCCGGACAGGGGTTACTAGTTCGGCCGGGTGATGCCGGACGCGTAGCCGATGATCCCCAGGACCAGGGCGACGATGCCGCCGATCCAGGCGATCTTCGCGAGCGTGTCCGGCTGGCCCTGCTCGCGGTACTTGCTCTGGGCGATCAGACCGAGGACGATCGCGGCCGGGGAGCAGCAGAAGATGCAGACGATGCCGATGATCGACAGGACCTTCGGGGTGTTGCTCTGCGGCGCTGCGGCTCCGTAGCCGGCGTTACCGCCGCCGGGGTATGCGGCATAGCCGCCGGGCTGTTGCCCGTACCCGCCAGGCTGCCCGTATCCACCAGGCTGGCCGTATCCGCCGGGCTGCTGCTGGCCGTAGCCGGGCTGGTCCTGGCCGGGCTGGCCGTAGCCGCCGGGCTGCTGGCCGTAGCCGGGCTGGCCGGGCTGCTGGCCGTACTGTCCGGGCTGGCCGTACTGCCCTGGCTGCTGACCCGGGTAGTCCTGCGGACCGTTCGGGTTGTTCTGGTCGTCGCCGGGAGGTGGCGTCGGTGTGCTCACCGCGGTTCCCTTCTGAGAACGTCGTGGAATCAGCGCAGCCTATCTTTTCCACAGGTTCGTCGTCATGCTCCCACTCCGGCCCGGGAAACCCGTAGGGTCTCTGCCGTGACCGAGACACCGCAATCGCCCGCACCGGGCCAGAACAACCCGGGCGCCGATCCCATCCACAACCTGCCCTCACCCGCGGTGCAGCCGCCGCCCTTCGGGCAGCAACCGCAGTACGGCCAGCCGATGCCGCCACAGAACCTGCCGACGGGTCCGGTGCTGGTGACGATCGGCGACATCGCCGTGGAGCAGCAGCGGATCGTCACCCCGGCCGGCGTGATGCCGACCCACGGTGCGAACTGGTCGGCGATGGACATGTCCCGGACCGAGGAGAAGATCCCGGCCTGGGCGATCGTGCTGGCCATCATCTTCGCCCTGGCCTGCCTGCTCGGCCTGCTGTTCCTGCTGGTCAAGGAACGCAAGACCACCGGCTTCGTCCAGGTCACAGTGCAGTACGGCAACCGCACGCACAACACTCACGTCGGGGTCAGCTCACCGGACCAGGTCGCCGATGTGCTTGCCCGAGTCAACTATGCCCGGACGCTCTGCGTTTAAAGGGCTTCCGAAACACAGAACGGCCGCCGCGGCGGCCGTTCTGTTTGTTGGGCAGCTCAGCCGAAGCGGCCGGTGATGTAGTCCTCGGTGGCCTTCTCGGCCGGGTTGGAGAAGATCTGCTTGGTCGGAGCCATCTCGATCAACCGGCCCGGCTTGCCGGTGGCCGCGAGGTTGAAGAACG from Kribbella jejuensis includes these protein-coding regions:
- a CDS encoding DUF2752 domain-containing protein, giving the protein MSVSQSVVLRPTGPVQPLDRRVWGLTAVGIGGFALAGAYQLSGGRIGLPCILHATTGLNCPLCGSTRMAAAMLRGDFGGAWHFNPVVFVLGPLAAVALGYQVLAWALESLRLVRLPRLQLSRRTVDRLTNAIVALFIVYGVARNLF
- a CDS encoding DUF4190 domain-containing protein, whose translation is MSTPTPPPGDDQNNPNGPQDYPGQQPGQYGQPGQYGQQPGQPGYGQQPGGYGQPGQDQPGYGQQQPGGYGQPGGYGQPGGYGQQPGGYAAYPGGGNAGYGAAAPQSNTPKVLSIIGIVCIFCCSPAAIVLGLIAQSKYREQGQPDTLAKIAWIGGIVALVLGIIGYASGITRPN